A genomic segment from Verrucomicrobiia bacterium encodes:
- a CDS encoding 6-bladed beta-propeller, with protein sequence MNRTASILLGLSALVLTATATSAAELKFSVVPGFFEENPGGKLLGPTHGGVVEDKAGNLYVTTDTPRGIVVFTPAGKFLKTIGPMRIHGLEVREENGVEFIYGARPGDHEVVKLRMDGSKEWSIPFPAESGLYTDEKGFNPCAVTVAPDGSIFVADGYGSNHVLRFDPDRKFVKAFGGAGAAEGQFNTCHGIALDTRTGRPLLFVCNRNNNRVEHWDLDGNFVKVLQKDLRMPAAVHIRGDLAVVPELQGRVTVLDKTGAIVAQVGDNPDELQRANFGLPPDQWRDGISNSPHGASIDRDGNLIVTEWSQFGHLHKFVLVP encoded by the coding sequence ATGAATCGCACCGCCTCCATCCTGCTGGGCCTGTCGGCCCTCGTCCTCACGGCCACCGCGACGTCCGCCGCAGAACTGAAGTTCTCCGTCGTACCCGGATTCTTTGAGGAGAATCCCGGCGGCAAGTTGCTCGGCCCCACTCACGGCGGCGTGGTGGAGGACAAGGCCGGCAACCTCTACGTCACCACGGACACCCCGCGCGGGATCGTGGTCTTCACGCCGGCAGGGAAATTCCTCAAGACCATCGGGCCGATGCGCATCCACGGACTGGAAGTGCGCGAGGAGAACGGCGTCGAATTCATCTATGGTGCGCGTCCGGGCGATCACGAGGTCGTCAAGCTGCGGATGGATGGCAGCAAGGAATGGTCCATTCCGTTCCCGGCGGAGTCGGGGCTTTACACGGACGAGAAGGGTTTCAATCCATGCGCCGTCACCGTGGCCCCCGATGGTTCGATCTTCGTCGCCGACGGGTACGGGTCCAACCATGTGCTCCGGTTCGACCCGGATCGAAAGTTCGTCAAGGCGTTCGGGGGTGCGGGCGCCGCGGAGGGCCAATTCAACACCTGCCACGGCATCGCCCTCGATACGCGCACGGGCCGGCCGCTGCTGTTCGTCTGCAATCGCAACAACAACCGCGTCGAGCACTGGGACCTCGATGGCAACTTCGTCAAGGTCCTCCAGAAAGACCTCAGAATGCCCGCCGCCGTGCACATCCGCGGCGACCTTGCGGTGGTGCCTGAACTGCAGGGACGCGTGACGGTGCTGGACAAGACCGGAGCCATCGTCGCCCAGGTTGGCGACAATCCCGATGAGTTGCAGCGCGCCAATTTCGGCCTGCCGCCAGACCAATGGCGGGACGGCATCAGCAACTCGCCGCACGGCGCCTCGATAGACCGCGACGGCAACCTCATCGTGACGGAGTGGAGCCAGTTCGGCCATCTGCACAAGTTTGTCCTCGTGCCGTAA
- a CDS encoding dUTPase, translating into MNAPPPDQLRELFRMQRALNERIGVFTDQMDEAARTQWILNYTRAMTQELAELTDSVPWKWWAKYQKFDEQNARVEVVDLLHFLISLAQVLGMSADDVFAAYVKKNEVNLRRQETGYAAKDHADSRHI; encoded by the coding sequence ATGAACGCGCCCCCCCCGGACCAGCTCCGCGAATTGTTTCGAATGCAACGGGCGCTCAACGAGCGGATTGGCGTCTTCACCGATCAGATGGACGAAGCGGCCCGGACCCAGTGGATTCTCAACTACACCCGGGCGATGACGCAGGAGCTGGCCGAACTCACCGACAGTGTTCCGTGGAAATGGTGGGCGAAGTACCAGAAGTTCGACGAACAGAACGCCCGGGTGGAGGTCGTGGACCTGCTGCACTTCCTCATTTCCCTGGCACAGGTGCTTGGAATGAGTGCGGACGATGTCTTCGCGGCGTACGTGAAGAAGAACGAGGTCAACCTGCGCCGCCAGGAGACCGGCTATGCCGCCAAGGATCACGCCGACTCGCGGCATATCTGA
- the hpt gene encoding hypoxanthine phosphoribosyltransferase, with product MPPRITPTRGISERVASGRGARVPLVTGTGGAPPEALRRELRSVLIPASRIRSRVGELGRRISADYAGRELVVVGLMNGTVVFLSDLIRQIRLPLSLEFLRATSYRDSTRPGLLTITRTPPVELGGRHVLVVDDILDTGRTLDTVLRRLRRLGPASLRTCVLLDKPERRERPAIADYVGFRIPDVFVVGYGLDLAGRHRNLPYVAIAIPPSGSGGRV from the coding sequence ATGCCGCCAAGGATCACGCCGACTCGCGGCATATCTGAACGGGTCGCCTCGGGGCGCGGCGCCCGGGTGCCCTTGGTAACCGGCACCGGCGGTGCGCCACCTGAGGCGCTGCGACGGGAGCTCCGCAGCGTGCTGATCCCGGCCTCCAGAATCCGGAGCCGCGTGGGCGAACTCGGGCGCCGGATCTCTGCCGACTACGCGGGGCGCGAGCTGGTCGTGGTCGGGCTGATGAACGGCACGGTGGTGTTTCTCTCCGACCTGATCCGGCAAATCCGGCTGCCCCTGAGTCTCGAATTCCTGCGCGCCACCAGCTACCGGGATTCCACGCGGCCGGGCCTGCTGACGATCACCCGAACCCCGCCGGTGGAACTGGGCGGAAGGCATGTGCTGGTGGTGGACGACATCCTCGACACCGGGCGGACTCTCGACACGGTCCTCCGGCGTCTGCGCCGTCTCGGCCCTGCGAGCCTGCGCACCTGTGTGCTGCTGGACAAACCGGAGCGTCGGGAGCGGCCGGCGATCGCCGACTATGTTGGATTCCGGATTCCCGATGTGTTTGTCGTGGGCTACGGCCTCGATCTGGCCGGGAGGCACCGCAATCTCCCCTACGTCGCCATCGCCATTCCACCTTCCGGATCGGGAGGGCGGGTCTGA